A single Perognathus longimembris pacificus isolate PPM17 chromosome 17, ASM2315922v1, whole genome shotgun sequence DNA region contains:
- the Krt40 gene encoding keratin, type I cytoskeletal 40, which translates to MTLEGVPQGCSAECYVQAAPGTHPSSRCQTPNFLCRSHLTSGCLTPSYYTGSGCHSPCLVGSCAWCEEGTFNSNEKETMQFLNDRLASYLEKVHSLEEANEELECRIREQCEPEAPALCPDYQCYFNTIEELQQKILCTKAENSRLAVQLDNCKLAADDFRSKYESELSLHQLVESDISGLRGILSELTLCKSDLEAHVESLKDDLLCLKKSHEEEVNVLREQLGDRLSVELDTAPTMDLNKVLEEMRCQYETVLANNRRDAEEWFAAQTEELNQQQLSSAEQLQGCQTEMLEMKRTANTLEIELQAQQNLMESLECTVAETEAQYSTQLAQMQCLIDNVENQLAEIRCDLERQNQEYEVLLDTKARLECEINTYRGLLDSEDSRQVP; encoded by the exons ATGACTTTGGAAGGTGTCCCCCAGGGCTGCTCTGCAGAGTGCTATGTCCAGGCTGCCCCTGGCACCCATCCTTCATCCCGATGTCAGACCCCGAACTTCCTCTGCAGGTCTCACTTGACCTCCGGGTGCCTGACACCCAGCTACTACACCGGAAGTGGTTGCCACAGCCCCTGCCTGGTAGGGAGCTGTGCTTGGTGTGAGGAGGGGACGTTCAACAGCAATGAAAAGGAAAccatgcagttcctaaatgacagACTGGCCAGCTACCTGGAGAAGGTGCACAGCCTGGAGGAGGCCAATGAGGAGCTGGAGTGCAGGATCCGCGAGCAGTGCGAGCCCGAGGCCCCGGCCTTGTGCCCGGATTACCAGTGCTACTTCAACACCATCGAAGAGCTCCAGCAAAAG ATCTTATGCACGAAGGCAGAGAATTCTAGACTCGCTGTTCAGCTTGACAACTGCAAACTCGCAGCTGATGACTTTAGGTCAAA GTACGAGAGCGAGTTGTCCCTTCACCAGCTGGTGGAGTCAGACATCAGTGGCCTCCGTGGGATCCTGAGTGAGCTGACCCTGTGCAAATCTGACCTGGAGGCCCATGTGGAGTCTCTGAAGGACGATCTCCTCTGCCTTAAGAAGAGCCACGAAGAG GAGGTCAATGTGCTTCGTGAGCAGCTTGGAGACCGACTCAGCGTGGAGCTGGACACAGCCCCCACCATGGACCTCAACAAGGTCCTGGAGGAGATGCGATGTCAGTACGAAACGGTGCTGGCCAACAACCGCAGGGATGCGGAAGAATGGTTTGCTGCTCAG ACAGAAGAGCTGAACCAGCAGCAGTTATCCAGTGCCGAGCAGCTTCAAGGCTGCCAGACAGAGATGCTGGAGATGAAGCGTACAGCCAACACCCTGGAAATTGAGCTCCAGGCACAGCAAAACCTG ATGGAATCTCTGGAATGTACAGTAGCAGAAACCGAGGCCCAATACAGCACCCAGTTGGCCCAGATGCAATGCCTGATTGACAACGTGGAGAACCAGCTGGCTGAGATCCGCTGTGACCTGGAGAGGCAGAACCAGGAATACGAGGTGCTGCTGGACACAAAAGCCCGACTCGAGTGTGAGATCAACACGTACCGAGGCCTGCTGGACAGCGAGGACAGCAGGCAAGTTCCATGA
- the LOC125365350 gene encoding keratin-associated protein 3-3-like, which yields MACCVPRCCCSVPTGPATTICSSDKSCRCGVCLPSTCPHTIWQLEPTCCDNCPPPCHIPQPCVPSCFLLSSSLPTPNLETLNLTTYTQPCCEPCLPRCC from the coding sequence ATGGCTTGCTGTGTCCCCCGCTGCTGCTGCAGTGTCCCCACCGGCCCCGCCACCACCATCTGCTCCTCTGACAAGTCCTGCCGCTGTGGAGTCTGCCTGCCCAGCACCTGCCCACACACCATTTGGCAACTGGAGCCCACCTGCTGTGACaactgccccccaccctgccacATCCCTCAGCCCTGTGTACCCAGCTGCTTCCTGCTCAGCTCCAGCCTGCCCACCCCCAACCTGGAGACCCTCAACCTCACCACCTACACCCAGCCCTGCTGTGAGCCCTGCCTCCCCCGCTGCTGCTGA